From Verrucomicrobiota bacterium, the proteins below share one genomic window:
- a CDS encoding glycoside hydrolase family 2 protein, with protein sequence MKSDNPIQENLTRRQFLAQAAIVSGALATPVNLSSQTEPAASNEVVAATELLQGWSLKGFEPRAEATAALLNEAERAAVADGWLPVAALPAMVPDVLLAHAKIEPPWLPGGTEKCFWMGQRDWVYALKFSARPGRASRLRFLGLDGRAEVYLNGNRLASHSEEHAPLTVEVSQALRPENSLVLRFRSNAGRSEEGVPEIGRQRPGGSYLGPNPPLASVGIFDHVWLETSDGNTLDEAVAGVSLDESLSTGTLTVDASGNARLPSVSVRVRLFDPEGKPVAESITSAETTAGSFNCRCVVKLDRPQLWWPRGYGRQPLYRAQVTLLAGDRPQQTRHRTIGFRRLTMPEPLHFVVNGVPVLLRGGDWVTPNLMSRVWDQARTEKLFALAENANFNAFRIWGQVMAPHDNFYEMADARGFLLWQDFAQLPLKPDEASRARSREKATRQLKRLKHHASILCWCGCNEAAMWAHEDYNKDFTDHGPWPGLAAAEEVGAICRQFDPERYYQPSSPYGGVNANDPREGNTHGYTNMWFVPGYDYLNFASEDTRIAAPVLHSLKRFMKPEHLWPEGYSTLYLHGNRHPFPKTWLPYTCAESWKKTGPVEQFYDATDLAGLVYRLGMAEGLYYQDTVERQRRGRPAEEASDRRCCGGYIVWKYNDSWPQVYSAKVDFFLEPYHAYYALRRAYAAVLLSFDIGTFIHLWAVNDSTETVSGTVRIQLYHLEQNKFRKEIVREVTVAPGKSAVVVRLDQAGIRAFRKEHILFATLSDQSGKVLARANAFADIERRLVFPEAKLNVQVQNGVLVITTDKFARAVHLEGDAGGNPFGWFFEDNYFDLLPGETKTVRILGRHPQGRIIARAWYSPQATAVDWKKT encoded by the coding sequence ATGAAAAGCGACAACCCAATCCAAGAGAACCTGACCCGCCGGCAATTCCTTGCGCAAGCAGCCATCGTCAGCGGCGCGCTCGCGACGCCTGTAAACTTGTCCAGCCAGACGGAACCAGCGGCTTCCAATGAAGTGGTTGCAGCGACCGAACTGTTGCAGGGTTGGAGCCTCAAAGGCTTCGAGCCGCGCGCCGAGGCGACCGCCGCGCTCTTGAACGAGGCAGAACGGGCGGCGGTTGCCGATGGCTGGCTGCCGGTTGCGGCCCTGCCGGCCATGGTGCCGGACGTTCTCCTGGCCCACGCGAAAATCGAACCACCCTGGCTGCCGGGCGGAACGGAGAAATGTTTCTGGATGGGGCAAAGGGACTGGGTGTATGCGCTGAAGTTTTCGGCGCGACCGGGGCGCGCGAGCCGGCTTCGGTTTCTGGGACTCGATGGTCGGGCGGAGGTTTATCTCAACGGCAACCGCCTCGCGTCGCACTCGGAGGAGCACGCGCCGCTCACCGTCGAAGTCAGCCAGGCGCTGCGTCCGGAAAACTCGCTGGTGCTCCGTTTTCGTTCCAACGCGGGCAGGTCTGAAGAAGGTGTGCCTGAGATAGGTCGCCAGCGCCCCGGCGGCAGTTATCTGGGCCCGAATCCGCCGCTGGCTTCGGTCGGAATCTTCGACCATGTGTGGCTGGAAACTTCCGATGGCAATACGCTGGACGAGGCGGTGGCCGGTGTATCGCTGGACGAGTCGTTGAGCACGGGAACTTTGACCGTTGATGCGTCGGGCAACGCACGGTTGCCGTCGGTCAGCGTGCGCGTGCGGCTGTTCGATCCCGAAGGCAAACCGGTGGCGGAATCAATCACTTCGGCGGAGACAACCGCAGGGAGCTTTAACTGCCGCTGCGTCGTAAAGCTGGATCGCCCGCAGTTGTGGTGGCCGCGTGGCTATGGCCGTCAGCCGCTGTATCGGGCGCAGGTTACGCTGCTGGCTGGAGACCGCCCGCAGCAGACGCGGCATCGGACCATTGGCTTTCGCCGGTTGACCATGCCGGAGCCCTTGCACTTTGTGGTCAATGGTGTGCCGGTGCTGCTTCGCGGCGGCGACTGGGTGACGCCCAACCTGATGAGCCGTGTGTGGGATCAAGCCCGCACAGAGAAGCTCTTTGCCCTTGCGGAGAATGCCAACTTCAACGCGTTCCGCATCTGGGGCCAGGTCATGGCGCCGCACGACAACTTTTACGAAATGGCGGATGCCCGGGGATTTCTGCTGTGGCAGGACTTCGCCCAGTTGCCCTTGAAGCCGGATGAAGCGAGTCGGGCTCGTTCCCGCGAGAAGGCGACGCGTCAGCTCAAACGTCTCAAGCATCATGCTTCCATCCTCTGCTGGTGCGGGTGCAACGAAGCCGCGATGTGGGCGCACGAGGATTACAACAAGGACTTTACGGATCACGGTCCCTGGCCCGGTTTGGCGGCGGCGGAAGAGGTCGGGGCGATTTGCCGGCAGTTCGATCCCGAGCGTTACTACCAGCCCAGTTCGCCCTATGGCGGAGTGAACGCCAACGATCCGCGCGAGGGAAATACGCATGGTTACACCAACATGTGGTTTGTGCCCGGCTACGATTACCTGAATTTCGCCAGCGAAGACACCCGGATTGCCGCGCCCGTGCTGCACAGCTTAAAGCGGTTCATGAAGCCCGAGCATCTCTGGCCGGAGGGTTATTCCACGCTCTATCTTCACGGCAACCGCCATCCCTTCCCCAAGACCTGGCTGCCCTACACGTGTGCGGAAAGCTGGAAGAAGACCGGGCCGGTCGAGCAATTCTACGACGCCACCGATCTCGCCGGGTTGGTTTACCGGCTCGGCATGGCGGAGGGACTGTATTACCAGGACACCGTCGAGCGCCAGCGGCGAGGCCGTCCGGCGGAGGAAGCATCCGACCGCCGTTGTTGTGGCGGTTACATTGTATGGAAATACAACGACTCCTGGCCTCAGGTTTACAGTGCGAAGGTGGACTTCTTTCTCGAGCCCTACCACGCCTATTACGCGCTGCGTCGCGCCTACGCCGCAGTGCTGTTGTCTTTCGACATCGGCACGTTCATTCACTTGTGGGCGGTCAACGACAGCACCGAAACGGTCAGCGGCACAGTCAGAATTCAGCTTTACCATCTCGAGCAAAACAAATTTCGCAAAGAGATCGTGCGCGAAGTGACCGTGGCCCCGGGCAAGTCCGCCGTCGTCGTGCGGTTGGACCAGGCCGGCATCCGTGCCTTTCGCAAGGAGCACATCCTGTTCGCCACGCTATCGGACCAGTCAGGGAAGGTGCTGGCGCGTGCCAACGCCTTTGCCGACATCGAGCGCCGCCTGGTGTTTCCCGAGGCGAAGCTGAACGTGCAAGTGCAGAACGGAGTACTGGTGATCACCACCGACAAATTCGCCCGCGCGGTACACTTGGAAGGCGACGCGGGCGGCAATCCCTTCGGTTGGTTCTTTGAGGACAACTATTTCGACTTGCTACCTGGCGAAACCAAGACCGTGCGCATCCTGGGCCGGCATCCGCAGGGGCGGATTATTGCCCGGGCCTGGTATTCGCCGCAGGCGACGGCAGTTGACTGGAAAAAGACCTAA
- a CDS encoding sulfatase-like hydrolase/transferase, translating into MSEANHQVDGEEFTRLLLQNQKRIWGLILALFLACLPATPASKRPVNLLFIMTDQQRWDAMSCAGNPIIKTPNMDRLAREGARFTSFYSSCPVCTPARTVILTGHSIESNHVLNNTDAGRTDAPPFPSFDQVLLRNGYRGEYHGKYHSPYQLTLDYTQPVRWLNGKQRPASSKAETSESDAFFKFVEQNAPRRAVQAGQLASRHGTYTPIPLDENFGKTPVGKPSQAGMYGRLDVPAAVSHTAFTAQEGLAALDRLKDGPFTLTVSLDPPHPPMLVSEPYYSMYPPASIPVPGSLNDPRDNSPYFAQKQGESDSYRNPANIRQMTSIYYGMVTEVDDWVGKLLNRLDELGLAKDTLVIFTSDHGEMLGDHGLHSKMVFYEGSAHVPLLLRLPGVIPASTVVPAPASQLDLFATILDYCGQPGHASEGRSLRPLVEGKESGQGRVAVSEWPSQAVPGFMLFDGRWKLMFGRSTAAPSLDALYDLKTDPHELNNLIGRNPDKEQYRAEAGRMKGLLIEWLTRVKSPHLDAVRNRPLLAASQLPKKVLKQK; encoded by the coding sequence ATGAGTGAGGCAAACCACCAGGTTGATGGCGAGGAATTTACCCGCCTCCTGCTGCAAAACCAGAAACGCATCTGGGGGCTCATCCTGGCATTGTTCCTCGCGTGTCTCCCAGCCACCCCAGCGTCTAAGCGCCCGGTTAACCTGCTCTTCATCATGACGGACCAGCAACGCTGGGATGCCATGAGTTGCGCCGGGAACCCGATCATTAAAACCCCAAACATGGATCGGTTGGCTCGCGAGGGTGCACGGTTCACCAGCTTCTATTCGTCGTGTCCGGTTTGCACCCCGGCGCGGACGGTTATCCTCACCGGGCACAGCATTGAATCCAATCACGTCCTCAACAACACGGATGCGGGCCGTACGGATGCACCGCCGTTTCCGTCCTTTGACCAAGTCCTGTTGCGCAACGGCTACCGGGGCGAGTATCACGGCAAGTATCACAGCCCCTACCAACTCACGCTCGACTACACCCAGCCCGTTCGGTGGCTGAATGGCAAACAGCGACCGGCCAGCAGCAAGGCCGAGACTTCCGAAAGTGATGCGTTCTTCAAGTTTGTCGAACAGAACGCGCCGCGCCGCGCCGTGCAAGCCGGGCAGTTGGCCAGCCGACACGGCACCTATACGCCGATCCCGCTCGACGAGAATTTTGGAAAAACACCCGTTGGCAAACCCTCGCAAGCAGGAATGTATGGCCGGCTTGATGTGCCCGCCGCTGTCAGTCACACCGCGTTTACGGCTCAGGAAGGTCTGGCTGCTCTGGACCGGCTTAAGGACGGACCGTTCACGCTCACCGTATCGCTCGATCCGCCCCACCCGCCCATGCTGGTCTCCGAGCCCTACTACAGCATGTATCCACCCGCCAGCATCCCGGTGCCCGGCAGCCTTAACGATCCCCGCGACAACTCGCCCTACTTCGCGCAGAAGCAAGGCGAGTCGGATTCCTATCGCAATCCGGCCAACATCCGCCAAATGACCTCCATCTACTACGGGATGGTCACCGAGGTGGATGATTGGGTGGGTAAGCTTCTGAATCGGCTGGACGAACTGGGACTTGCCAAAGACACCCTGGTCATCTTTACCAGCGACCACGGTGAAATGCTCGGTGATCATGGCTTGCACAGCAAAATGGTTTTCTACGAAGGCTCAGCGCACGTGCCGTTGTTGCTGCGGTTGCCCGGCGTTATCCCCGCCAGCACCGTGGTCCCAGCCCCCGCCTCACAGCTCGATCTCTTCGCGACGATCCTCGATTACTGCGGCCAGCCGGGGCATGCGTCCGAAGGCCGCAGCTTGCGCCCGCTGGTGGAAGGCAAGGAAAGCGGCCAGGGACGGGTGGCGGTCTCGGAATGGCCCAGCCAGGCCGTTCCCGGCTTCATGCTTTTCGATGGCCGTTGGAAACTGATGTTCGGCCGTTCGACCGCCGCACCGTCTTTGGACGCCCTCTACGACCTGAAGACCGACCCGCACGAGTTGAACAACCTCATCGGCCGCAATCCTGACAAGGAGCAATACCGCGCCGAAGCAGGGCGGATGAAGGGGTTGCTCATCGAATGGCTGACCCGTGTGAAGTCCCCCCACCTCGACGCTGTGCGCAACCGCCCACTTCTCGCCGCTAGCCAGCTTCCGAAGAAGGTTCTTAAACAAAAGTAG
- a CDS encoding acetylxylan esterase, with translation MKHTFAIFATLLLVANTENIRAGDSLPPLKDGRVPTNVAELWSGYDPRHEPLAAEVLKEWEQDGVSCRLVRYQVGVFKGAPAKVAAFYAFPKGGTKLPAVLEMHGGGQSANLDSMIGFAKRGYAGMSLNWGGNKLNFGRSKETYNGPQTDWGKLDATHPPQRNKANHFAGALTPDEFTLDGVESPRNSNWYLVLIAARRALTFLEQQPEVDPARIGACGHSMGGKLTTDLAGIDQRVKAAVPSCGGSGNILESQTDLPGCQKSKPPPLEFACISDNAYIPRITCPVLWLSPANDFHAHIDNMAWNWRNVTDDILRFSIAPHLNHRHTEAHAITQPLWFEQHLKGAFTMPQTPKIELNLKTADGVPIVTVAPDETMPVKRVDIYYSIDPHELTRFWRDAMAKKDGSQWKAACPILSVAQPIFTYANVIYDTPAQYRNIAQSPGHENSDAFAISSRVLSSSPAQLQAAGVKATDRPERMIDDGSRGWHDWYRLNWGHPPLWSAYTRKVKDPKWRGPDGAKLLFEIKTQTDNALVVKFISNEWGVFAPGKPALDYTVVKELKGSPDWQTVAVSLNELMATDPKITAPLANWQTVAEFNLSPNGETVKDGKKVNVNARPWQGPRDIRNLRWEGGEYPAQLVAPSALSADEHQKHFNDAIKKSLEQEKQDAKGR, from the coding sequence ATGAAACACACCTTTGCAATCTTCGCCACCCTGTTGCTGGTGGCGAATACGGAGAACATTCGGGCCGGGGACTCCCTGCCACCGTTGAAGGATGGCAGGGTGCCAACCAACGTTGCGGAACTGTGGTCGGGTTATGATCCGCGCCATGAACCGCTGGCGGCGGAGGTGCTCAAGGAGTGGGAACAGGACGGCGTCAGCTGTCGGTTGGTCCGCTATCAGGTGGGTGTGTTCAAGGGCGCGCCGGCAAAAGTGGCCGCGTTCTACGCGTTCCCGAAAGGCGGCACCAAGCTGCCCGCCGTCCTCGAGATGCATGGCGGCGGACAGTCGGCGAATCTCGACAGCATGATCGGTTTCGCGAAGCGCGGTTATGCCGGCATGTCGCTCAACTGGGGCGGCAATAAGTTGAACTTTGGACGGTCGAAGGAAACGTATAATGGCCCGCAAACCGACTGGGGCAAACTCGACGCCACGCATCCGCCGCAGCGGAACAAGGCGAATCATTTCGCCGGAGCGCTGACGCCCGATGAGTTCACGCTCGACGGCGTTGAGTCACCGCGGAACAGCAACTGGTACCTTGTGCTGATCGCGGCGCGGCGTGCGCTTACCTTTCTGGAGCAGCAGCCGGAAGTTGATCCCGCGCGGATTGGAGCGTGCGGTCATTCGATGGGCGGCAAACTCACGACTGATCTGGCCGGCATAGACCAACGCGTGAAAGCGGCGGTGCCGTCCTGCGGCGGTTCGGGCAATATTCTGGAAAGCCAGACCGATCTGCCCGGATGCCAAAAATCCAAGCCGCCGCCGCTTGAGTTCGCCTGCATTTCCGATAACGCGTACATTCCGCGCATCACATGTCCGGTGCTTTGGCTTTCCCCCGCGAACGATTTCCACGCGCACATTGATAACATGGCGTGGAACTGGCGCAACGTGACCGACGACATCCTGCGCTTCAGCATCGCGCCGCACCTGAACCATCGCCACACCGAAGCGCACGCGATCACGCAGCCGCTCTGGTTCGAGCAGCATTTGAAGGGCGCGTTCACGATGCCGCAGACACCGAAGATTGAATTGAACCTCAAGACCGCGGACGGCGTGCCGATCGTCACCGTTGCCCCGGACGAAACGATGCCGGTCAAACGCGTGGACATTTATTACTCAATTGATCCGCACGAATTGACACGCTTCTGGCGCGACGCAATGGCGAAGAAAGACGGCAGCCAATGGAAAGCCGCCTGCCCCATTCTAAGCGTTGCCCAACCGATCTTCACCTATGCGAATGTGATCTATGACACGCCCGCGCAGTACCGGAATATCGCCCAGTCGCCCGGCCACGAAAATAGCGACGCGTTCGCCATCAGCTCCCGCGTGCTCTCCTCATCGCCGGCGCAGTTGCAGGCTGCCGGCGTGAAGGCGACGGACAGGCCGGAGCGGATGATTGACGATGGTTCCCGCGGTTGGCACGACTGGTATCGTTTAAACTGGGGACATCCTCCGCTCTGGTCCGCTTATACGCGAAAGGTGAAGGATCCGAAATGGCGTGGGCCGGATGGCGCGAAACTGCTGTTCGAAATCAAAACCCAAACCGACAACGCGCTCGTCGTGAAATTCATCAGCAACGAGTGGGGCGTCTTTGCACCCGGCAAACCGGCCCTCGATTACACGGTGGTCAAGGAACTGAAAGGCTCGCCCGATTGGCAGACTGTTGCCGTCAGTCTGAACGAGCTGATGGCCACCGATCCGAAAATCACCGCGCCGCTGGCCAACTGGCAGACCGTTGCCGAATTCAACCTCAGCCCCAACGGCGAAACCGTCAAAGACGGAAAGAAAGTGAACGTGAACGCCAGACCATGGCAGGGACCGCGTGACATCCGCAATCTCCGCTGGGAAGGCGGCGAATATCCGGCCCAACTCGTCGCGCCCTCCGCACTGAGCGCCGATGAACATCAGAAGCACTTCAACGACGCGATCAAGAAATCCCTCGAACAGGAAAAGCAAGACGCCAAAGGCAGATGA
- a CDS encoding DNRLRE domain-containing protein: MKTTISLLVLLLVAGRPHAAEYYVDAKNGLDSNQGTLALPFRTIARASSQLKPGDTCILRAGTYRETLVPTASGEAGRPISYKPYQQEKVILSALDPVTGWQPDKDGVYKATAPKGTRDSLLLVDGQRAIEARWPKAQGSFLEALRAEVEAVSNSGAVEKGMDTIADSRLPDHKPANWLQEGKIWYLQWYNGWWAEKGKIRSFDPVKKTITLEKMILSSDRKPNPHYKFTYVVSGTRALLDADNEWVYEAKTKQIFYRASGGVNPSSLQIEVSSRQSVVDLSGKKFIVIQNIEGQGGNVMMNETTTDCRLQGMKLLYQEGSKMNGKRNEIRDSELAFSKSRAMLVIGGERNRVVNNYFHHLSEEGCAIAVLMSGNEQLFAYNTMEKSGDRMLGINTVHSQIVHNFFRDASFLARDSNCLGAGMSDGEGTEIAYNQCMTDYRRLLYINGIYLDNAAAGFIVHHNVIPVLAMNEPKVNVLVYNNTIYRFSDYNPNPEADFDSVNEKYKRSMPVGHGGDYAGCQWVNNIFGFNVTPFAGQTYVANLSSINPAEVFNDKSGKPIDKLEEPWNYDFTLKPGSPAIGAGVPLEGITEGAKPDIGAYPFGKPAWQAGCDLKSPRDIAFVRPQATFLNLLVNHGFEEKDTLAPWVSTGTKSAQPFRTKGACWHNPASDPAFRLFGAAQLGAGANGLEQTVANLKPGSDYQYWAWVKPTINAQKVQIGVRDAAGKETTATLAKVTGWTRLYLHFKNPAGGQTATVFVKKLSDDPEHLFFDEAFFSREWIVESKSDLPPGVIRFPAVEDTYVDAGRPEQVFGYSKYAPVQEFDKDVGKRGRRPFLKFDLSSLKGKTIQKATLRFNTTAGSTMQFDKVTFAVLEVPDETWSARGEKPITWNTQPKLGNLITKAPFPKAGWVEIDLTDYVRKRLAASGIISLALSDAQRSGQYVGIGTSQMMMNPPVPTDPPVIEVVK, translated from the coding sequence ATGAAAACGACCATCTCCCTCCTTGTCCTCCTGCTGGTGGCCGGGAGACCGCACGCTGCCGAGTATTATGTTGATGCCAAGAATGGTCTGGACAGTAATCAGGGAACTCTGGCGCTCCCGTTTCGGACCATTGCCCGGGCTTCGTCCCAATTGAAGCCCGGCGATACCTGCATCCTGCGGGCAGGAACCTACCGGGAAACCTTGGTGCCGACGGCTTCCGGAGAAGCGGGACGCCCCATCAGCTACAAACCCTACCAACAGGAAAAAGTGATTCTCTCCGCCTTGGACCCGGTAACTGGCTGGCAGCCTGACAAGGATGGCGTTTACAAGGCCACGGCTCCGAAGGGCACACGCGATAGCCTGCTTCTGGTGGATGGGCAACGGGCCATCGAGGCTCGCTGGCCGAAAGCGCAGGGTAGTTTTTTGGAGGCGCTACGAGCCGAGGTCGAAGCGGTGAGCAACAGCGGGGCGGTGGAGAAAGGCATGGATACTATCGCCGATTCTCGCCTGCCCGATCACAAGCCTGCAAACTGGTTGCAGGAAGGCAAGATCTGGTATCTCCAGTGGTACAACGGTTGGTGGGCGGAGAAGGGCAAGATTCGTTCCTTTGATCCGGTTAAGAAAACCATCACGCTCGAAAAAATGATTCTGAGTTCGGACCGCAAACCGAACCCGCACTATAAATTCACCTACGTTGTCTCCGGCACCCGCGCATTGCTGGATGCGGATAACGAGTGGGTCTATGAAGCCAAGACCAAACAGATCTTTTATCGCGCCTCCGGCGGCGTGAATCCGTCCAGCCTCCAGATCGAAGTTTCCTCCCGTCAGTCGGTGGTGGACTTGAGTGGCAAAAAATTCATCGTCATTCAAAATATCGAGGGGCAAGGCGGCAACGTGATGATGAATGAGACAACGACCGACTGCCGGCTCCAGGGGATGAAGTTGCTCTACCAGGAGGGCTCAAAAATGAACGGTAAGCGCAACGAAATTCGCGACAGCGAGCTGGCCTTTTCCAAGAGCAGAGCCATGTTGGTGATCGGGGGAGAACGAAACCGCGTGGTGAACAATTATTTCCACCACCTCTCGGAAGAGGGTTGTGCCATCGCCGTGCTGATGAGTGGTAATGAACAGCTCTTTGCTTATAACACAATGGAGAAGTCTGGCGATCGAATGCTCGGTATTAATACGGTGCATAGCCAGATCGTCCATAACTTCTTCCGGGATGCCTCATTTCTGGCTCGCGACTCCAACTGTCTCGGCGCGGGAATGTCGGACGGGGAAGGCACCGAGATCGCCTACAACCAATGCATGACCGATTACCGCCGGTTGCTTTATATCAATGGCATCTATCTGGATAATGCGGCCGCCGGTTTCATCGTCCATCACAATGTTATCCCTGTCCTCGCCATGAACGAGCCGAAGGTCAATGTGCTGGTGTACAACAACACCATCTACCGCTTCAGCGATTACAACCCCAACCCCGAGGCGGACTTCGACAGTGTCAATGAGAAGTACAAGCGTTCCATGCCCGTCGGGCACGGCGGTGATTATGCCGGGTGCCAGTGGGTGAATAACATCTTCGGTTTTAACGTGACTCCTTTCGCGGGGCAGACCTACGTCGCCAATCTTTCCTCCATTAATCCGGCAGAGGTCTTCAATGACAAGAGTGGCAAACCGATCGACAAGTTGGAAGAGCCATGGAATTACGACTTTACCCTCAAGCCCGGGTCCCCGGCGATTGGGGCCGGAGTGCCGCTGGAAGGAATCACCGAGGGGGCCAAGCCCGATATCGGTGCGTATCCATTCGGAAAACCCGCTTGGCAAGCCGGTTGCGACCTCAAATCGCCTCGGGATATCGCCTTTGTTCGCCCACAGGCTACCTTCTTGAACCTGCTGGTGAACCATGGCTTTGAAGAAAAAGACACTCTGGCCCCGTGGGTCAGTACGGGGACCAAATCGGCGCAGCCTTTCCGCACCAAGGGTGCATGTTGGCACAATCCGGCCAGCGATCCGGCCTTCCGCCTCTTCGGGGCCGCGCAGCTTGGCGCGGGTGCCAATGGGCTAGAACAGACCGTGGCCAACCTGAAGCCCGGATCCGATTATCAATACTGGGCGTGGGTAAAGCCCACCATCAATGCGCAGAAGGTCCAGATCGGCGTGCGCGACGCCGCTGGAAAGGAAACGACCGCCACTTTGGCCAAGGTCACCGGGTGGACCCGGCTTTACCTTCACTTCAAGAACCCCGCAGGCGGTCAAACCGCAACCGTCTTTGTCAAAAAGTTGAGTGATGATCCGGAACATCTCTTTTTCGATGAGGCCTTTTTTAGCCGCGAGTGGATCGTCGAATCAAAAAGCGATCTCCCTCCTGGCGTGATTCGTTTTCCCGCCGTAGAAGATACCTATGTGGATGCCGGCCGGCCGGAACAAGTTTTCGGTTACTCCAAGTATGCCCCCGTGCAGGAATTCGATAAGGACGTCGGGAAACGCGGGCGCCGACCCTTCTTAAAATTCGACCTGTCGTCCCTCAAGGGAAAGACGATCCAGAAAGCCACCTTGCGCTTCAATACAACGGCTGGATCAACCATGCAGTTCGACAAAGTCACTTTCGCGGTGTTGGAAGTGCCGGATGAAACCTGGAGCGCCCGGGGAGAGAAGCCCATCACTTGGAATACGCAGCCCAAGCTGGGCAATCTCATCACCAAGGCACCCTTCCCCAAAGCCGGTTGGGTCGAAATTGATCTGACCGATTACGTCAGGAAACGGCTGGCCGCCAGCGGCATCATCAGCCTTGCGCTTTCGGATGCCCAACGCTCCGGACAATATGTGGGCATCGGCACCAGCCAAATGATGATGAATCCACCGGTTCCGACCGATCCGCCAGTCATTGAGGTGGTCAAATGA